The DNA segment AGTGAGTTGAACGAAGCCGAATTGGTGGAGCGAGTTTACGATCATGTTGAATCTGGCGACGTAGATAAGGCGGTGTTTGCGTGTCTGCGATTGGCAAGAAAGATCGGTGACACGTTCAACGCAATTATGTTTTTACGTGAATTGAATGCAGACAAAGAACAGTTCGCGGATCAGTTTTTTCACGAAACAGAGAAATTGAATAAAGAGGCCCGCAGTTTTTTGTGGGAGCGAACAGCCAAGCGTTGGATCGCGGAAAGGACTGTTCGTTCGCCGGGTGACGGTAACTCGGATGAGTCCAAAGTTCTCGATATGGGTGTTGGCGATTTGAGTCGCGAAGTCGATCAATTGGAGAAAGCGATACAAGATATGGCGTTGCCGGAAGGCATGGGGGCCTATGATGTAGCGGCGTTTACGGACCAGTTGTCCGTGCCAAAAGCACTTCTGCGTCACAAAATCCACATGTGTAACACGGTGGTTGAGCGTATTCGCGCTAGGTGTCTGGACTACGCCACGAGAACCGAGCGAGTACTTAAAACGGCGGCCGACGCGACCGGATACTTAGGAGAGTTGCAGGTCGAAGTTAACAGCTACTATGCTGAACGTTGTCCTGACGCCTATGCTAAGCTGATCAAAGCAGGAAGCCTCATCGGTTCGAGTGACACAGAAGATCACGCTCTGCTTCTTGCGACGATTCGTAGGGCGGTGCATGTAATCGCCGACTACCATTTCCCGCCAAAGGAAACTCCCTATTTGTGCTTGGATGGAAAAGAAAGACATCTGGGGGCTGAGCAATACTTAAATCGCCTCCAGGAATTCTGCCGTTCGATAGGAGGGGACGGTTCATCGAATAGTCTGTTTCTGGCGGAAATGGACTATCTGGCGGCGTTTGTCCGAAGGCTACATGAATCTGCGTCAAAGGGCGTACATGCTGAAGTTACTTCAGCCGAGGCAAAGCAAGGTCTTCTCGGGTTGTATATGTTTCTTGCGAATCTGATCGCCAAACTGGAGTCGAGTGAGGGAGAAGCTTCAAAGTCTAGTGATTAGGTGCGTGGTGTTGCGCGTATAACACTTATGAGGACTCCCCGTGTCAACAGGGGGTCAGCCGCTATTGGGGAAGTCATAATGTCTAGATTGATCTGAGGTAACTTTTGGCTAAAAAGAGGACTGCAGTTCCTGCCGCTGTACTCGCTGACGTGATGCTCGCGTCGGATTCGACATGCTGTCACTGTAGAACCCGTGGTAAAGCAGTCCAATTGCACCACCTTGACGAAGACCCAAGCAACAATAACATCTCGAATTTGGCGGTTCTTTGTCTCGAGTGTCATAACCAGACCCAGGTGTCGGGCGGGTTTGGCAGAACGCTGAGCGAACCTATCGTTAGGAAATATAGGGACGAGTGGCACACACGAGTCGAATCTCGGCGTGACGAGGCTGACAAGAACGCTATATCGCTGATCACTGAAGCAGGTGCCGAGATGACCGCCGACACTGTAGAGATTTTTGAGTACTCAGAGAAGAGAGCGACCGAACGGTTACGCTTCGTGAACGCTTTGCCTGAACTGGGTCGGCAATTGAGAAACAACGCGCAGGTGGAGTGGGATTCAGGGGTCACTTCTCGTATGGTGAATGGGTCATATGACTACATCAATTCGCTCAAGGGTCTCCTGGTCCAGATGGCGCGGTTTTATCCCGACGGTACGTTCGATGACCCTCAAACATTCTTTTCCGAACAAGTCGCGTCGCGATTTAGGTGGCATCGGTCCTATGCGGTTCCCGACGGACCGGGAACGGCCGGAACAATTGTTAATGTAACGGTATCGGGCGCTGTAGTTGACGATGTCGAAAAGATGGTCGAAGAGATGGCGATGGCGCTTGTAGGATACGACGATCGATTCGATTGGCGAAACTGGCCCAAGTTGTGGGAGGGAAGGCAATCTAAGAGCTTGCACCAGACAAAGTCGTTCTCGCCCGTGGTGGTGTCGCGCCAAGCCGCCCTTGCAGGTGAAGCCTACGTTGACACCAAGAGGAGACAATGGCGATAACCGACAAAACCCGAAAGTTACTCTGGGGACGTGCAGGTAATCGCTGTGCATTGTGCCGCTGCGAACTTGTCGTTGACAAGACTGACGCGGATGAAGAATCCGTTGTTGGGGAGGAATGCCATATCGTTTCCCCAAAGCCGAGCGGGCCTAGGCACAGAGCCAATTATCCTGTTGAGAAATTCGATTTGGTTGAAAACCTCATGCTCCTTTGTAGAGTTCATCACAAGGTCGTCGACGATCAAGTCGAGACCTACACCGAGCAACTATTGCGAGACCTTCGAAAGAACCATGAGCAATGGGTATCGGCGCGATTGGAGGAATCTCCAATCGAAGTTACTCCTCGCATACGGCGAATTCCGGATAATATTCCTGAGTTCTTGGAGCGGTTGGAGACGGGCCGTGGATTGATCGAGGTCGTACAGGGCGCTTACGCGAGTTCGTTCGATCATGAAGAGCTTGAGTCTGCTGAAGAGGTCCAGCTTGTTGGTGGTTTCTTGCAGGAATTGCATGACTGGGCGGAAACATGGCCTGATCTTGAACCAGTTCATAAGACCAAAGCCACATATAATCTGTCGCAATCGCTGAGAGGCTTGGAAGCGAAAGGGTTTTTCGTTTTTGGAGCAAAGGAGGTGCAACAGCTAGAGAGCGGCCAAGGGCCTGCTTCCCCCTGGCCCTTGGCGATCATTCGGGTTCTCCGCAACAGCAGCCCTACTATTAGCATCGTTGAAAAGCGAGAGGACTCAAGCAGCTAGTAGGCCGTTCGTCAAGCGCCTGGCTTGCGCCTGTTTATGAATCCAGAGCCCCTTGATCGGCTTGGATGGACGTTCCGATAGATCCAGATATACTAGCTGCCTCTTCCACTACTCTCACGACATCCGCTAACAATCTCTGTGCTGCAATTTGGAGTCCTTCCAGTGACGGTGGTACTTCCGCCAATAATCCTGTAACGCAAGTGTGGTAGGCTTCTTCAAAATCCGCCGGGCTGGCCAGCAATTCTCGCAGGCCACTGCCGACTCCGGCTGCTAACTCGCGCCAGTCGTCAACGAAGCGGCACTTCATTGCTTCAAGCCATGAGTCTGCCCAAGTGAGCAGAGCATCTTCGTCTTCCCCAGTGGCCAAGCGCGCAATGGCAACTACACGACCGAGGTCTTTGTTACTGCGCTTGACGTCATCCCGGCCTCCGAAACCACCAGACATCGCCTCGGGACCAATTTTTGGATGTTCAAGTAGGTTGGCCAGAGCCATCATTTCGGGCCTAGCGATAAAAATCCCGAATTCCGTCTCAAGAGGCTTAAAGTTGGTCAACGACAGGTAGCCAAAACTGCAGATTGTGAAATCGCCATACTTGGTCTGCATTCGCTGCCAGGTTTTCCGCCGATTCGCTGCTGACTCGGGAACGGTCAGCAATTCCAAGAACCAATCCTTCTTCTGCGGGGGGTGTAGGCGAACCATGGGTAATTGATCATCCGGAGTGTTTTCATTGCCTGGGACGGTCCATTCACCTTCAGACCGAAGGCTCCATTTGGCGTGTAGCAATTGCTCGGTGATAGCGACTCCCGCCTGCACGGCCTCAATGTTCGGCGACAACAGACAATCGGCATCCTTGGTGCGCACTACCATCTTTTCCGCCTGACCAAAGTATCGGAAACCCACCGCAAGACTGCCGATAATAATCATATTCCCTTTGCAGTCAGCGGGAATGGCTGCTGCGATCTCCCGCAAAACCATGGCGGGCGAGACTCCACTAAGTGCTGGAACGCGATCAGTCATTGTAACTCTTTCCTTGAGATTCGAGATAGGTCATGAACTCGTGAGCCTGCTTTTTCAGCCGACCGTGAAATAGATCCAATAAACACTCCACGGGATCGGCGGTCATTGAACCATCGACTGCTGGCGCGAAAAATGATTTCCGGCGCCTAAGAAAATGTACGGCCAAGCGGACCGGCTGTTCAGGATCTCGAGTTTCCTTGAGCCCGGGATCGATCCGGTCCATTGGCAGATGCACCGACATCTTGTCGTGGGCATGCACGCAAAGATCTAGACGCGGTGCGCCGACCAAGTCAAGGTCTCCGAAGTGTCGCTGTGCGCCGATCCCCCCACCTATCGCCAAATCGGGCCGCTGTAAACTAACAATTCGTTTATAGAGGGAGTTGATTGAACGGGGCTGACCGGAATGGTCAGTGTACATCACGGTTGCGCGAGCACTCTTTGCCGTTGCTGCGAACTCGCGCCACATTTCTTTCGGAAAGTATCGTAACTGGACTCTACGGTCGGAGTTTCGCTCAATGGCCGAACCCAGTTTATCCAAAGCCTTGGCCACTGTGCGATAGGAACAGCCTACCGTTTTGGCAATCCCATGAGACGTCAATAGCCCACGACCCTCTATCCAACTCAGAATAAGAACTCGAAAAATCTCCGATTGCAAGTTCGGACGCGGCAATACAATTTGATTTTTTCCCGGAAGTTCACTCTCAAAGTGGAGAATATCGTTGATCTGGAAAGGGGCATCCGTGGATCCATCGGTAAGCTTGCCATTCCTTGCAGCAAAGTAATTAAGGCGACGAGCGATATCGGGCTTCAATGCATCCCAGGTAGCTCGAAATTCTACTTTGAGACTTTCTTTTCCCATTTTTGGGTCTATGAGTAGCAGATAGCCGTTTTTTTCTGGATCAAGAGTGAGATAGTGGACGATTTGAAGCAATACGTTGCGGAAGTCTCTAACACCAGTCAGTTGCTTCTTGACTTCTACAATGGTGTTATCGTCTTTGTAATCAACTTGATACATAATATTGACCCTCAATGTGAGAACTATTTTCTGCGCTATTAGTATACCATGAACACAATGCCGTAGCAAGTCAATACGAAACTCGCGGGTCACTATTGCAGTCGCAAAGCAGTTTTATTCTCGCAAGTCAGTACTGTAATTGCAAGTCAATTTATCGGCATCTCAGCAACGTCTTTAAGAGGAAAAGACTGGGGACCACCATTCAGCTGACACGCAACGATCGATTTGTAGCCATGCACTGAATCTCGGTAGCTTGCGATTGTCGGGGATTGCCGTCAAGAATATGGAAGGTCAGCTAATGAACACCATATTTTCCCGGGACCAGGATCGAGACCCGTAGCTGAAAATGCCTGCTTGATGGAAACGCATACGGTGTTACGATATTCTTCAAACATACATTGGATCGATGTAGCATCGGCTTTCCATAAAAAGGGGATCAGAAAGTGAAACCTTCCGAATGCCTAGAAGGACTCAGCCTACATGGCGGATGGAAAGTGAAGTCTATTATTCGCCGGTTACCGAACAGTACAGGAGGCCATTTCTCCATAGGATATCTTGTGGAGGACAGCACAGGCAGAGAAGCTTTCTTGAAGGCATTAGATTTTTCCGGAGCATTTCAAAGCCCGGATCCTCCGCGAAAACTCCAAGCCATGACAACAGCATATAACTTTGAGCGAGATCTACTCGCGAAGTGCGAGAATCGGTCGCTCCGACGAATCGTGACTCCAATATCAGACGGGACCGTGAATGCCCCAGGCAATCACGGTCTTTTAGGAAATGTGCCATATTTGATCTTCGACTTGGCCTCTGGAGACCTTCGCGGCACCGTTCAAAAACTCGGAGCTTTTGACCTCGCATGGTCACTGCGAACTCTTCACCAAACAACAATCGGACTTAGACAGCTTCATTCTGTTGGCATTGCTCATCAGGACTTAAAACCCTCCAATGTCTTACTTTTTGCTGACTCAGGGGCAAAGGTAGCTGACCTGGGTAGAGCCTCGGATATTGCTGCAAGTTCTGAAACCGACCGGTTTCCTATCCCCGGTGATGTCGGATATGCACCCCCAGAGCAAACCTACGGATGGCGTTTATCTTCCGATTTCTATCACCGTTACATTGCCGATTTGTATCATCTTGGCAGCATGTTGTTCTTTCTGACCTGTGGCATCTCGGCAACCCATGCTCTGCACCATAAGATTTCTGTGGCTCAAAATAAATCTTTCACTCGAACTGACTTCCTCAGGGATTTACCTTATATCGAAAATGCCTTTGTAGAAATTCTAGTCGATCTGCGGTCCACCATCTCTCCCTACGCCCAGGATCTCACTGACGAGATCGTTCTTATCGCCGAACAGCTTTGCCAGCCAGATCCCCGCAGACGAGGAGATTCGAAAGTCCGATCTACGTTAAAACCACAGCACGACCTCCAGTCGTATGTCTCAAGATTCGATCGCTTAGCGCGACGAACAGAATTGAGATTCAAATGAGTGGCACGTTCGACCAATCGAAACGACAAGTGATCCCCAGATGGTTGAGCTATCATGCCAGCAATGCGCTTCAGCTTCTTAGTTCCGAGTCCTCCTCTCGAAGCACTTTATCTAGAACCAGAGCTGGCTTATCCGCTCAAGAGAAGTGGCAAAATGACAACAACTTGAGTCATGCCGTGGATTTCGTTGGCGAAGCCATTGTTATTTCGGATTTTGACAATGCCCAAGCTCTAGATGCAGCGAAATTCATTCTGACCAACGTCTCCTCTGAAAAAAAACACGTCCGCGCCCTTGCGAAACACTATGTCGACCCTAGGGATGATATCAGTGAAGATGATCAATTTGCCGTTAAAACTGACCCAATAAATTCTCGAATCAGCTCCCTAAAATCACGAACGGCTACCCATCCAATTGACCCGATCTCGTGGGCAGACCTCTCGCTTTTATACGCGATTGCTGGAAGCCGATCCAAATCAATTCGCTGTATGTCAGTTGCCCTAGGGCTCAGCAAAGGCAACCGGTTTGTTCTACGTTCTGCTGCACGTTGTTTTGTTCATTTTGGCGAACCTGACAGAGCTCTCGATATTATTCGGAAGTCAGCACAATGCAAATCAGATCCTTGGATTGCAGCATCTGAGATCGCGATCGCTGAGTCTGCAGGATTAAAGAATCGATGCCTGCGGCCTGGTCGCCAACTGGTTGCAAATGACAACCTTTCTCAGTTTTCCCGCAGCGAACTTGCAGCCACGATTAGTACTCTTGAATTGGCACATGGTTCGTCACGCAAAGCAAAAGTATTTATGCGAAAGGCATTGCTCGAGCCAACAGAGAATTCTCTTGCCCAAGCGGAATGGATGGCCGCCAATCTCAGTAGTTCTCCGACAGTAGAACTGGAAGAATACCCCGCCTCATATGAGGCTCGCGCCCAGCACTACTACCACTTGAAGGACTATGACAGGACTATCCAGGCGGCCAGACTGTGGGCAGATTTTCAACCCTTAAGTTCTCGGCCGCTTGCACAGGCCTCCTTCATTGCTTCTGTAGTCCTGAATGATGACAGTCGATCTATTTCGCTGCTCAGAGACTCCGCTCTTGTACGTCAATTCGATCCGATACTGACAAACAACTATGCATTTGCCCTAATGCGCCAAGGCCGAATATCAGAAGCCTCGGAACTCTTGAGGCGAATCGATAAAAGGTCTTTACCGCTTAGAGAGCAATTGATTCTATCAGCAACGAACGGACTGCTGGCATTCAAACAAGGAAACCCAGAACAAGGACGGGACCTATACAGTCTGTCTGTAAAGGGACTTGACGGACTCGGCGAGTATCGTGGTGCAGCCATCGCAAAGTGCTTTTGGGCGATCGCAGAAATCGATTCTGAGAGCGATTTTGCCAAAGCCACTTCGGCAGACGCAATGAAGCGCGTTAAAAAACAGAAAATGACGGAACTGGACGTCTACACCAATATGCTGAAAAACGCCAATCCATAGCGGAGATCTTGCCTGTGTAGTCCCGACATCCAGTTAAGATGCGGACTCATACCGTCACGCTGCTGCTATTGAATCATACCGGCTCATTGGCAAGAATATCATCGATTGAATCCCCTCCAGGTCCGTTGCCAATCAACCTGATCGCTGCTGATTGAGCTCCAACAAGAATACGAGGAACTCCTCATCGCTGGCACCAGCGTGAATTCCAGATTCACCAGTTGCGTCCCCATAGGCTTTTGCTACACAGACATCCAGCTTTTTGTGCGCATCCGACAGCCAGCGCGGCATTTCGTTATAAAGGGCTGTAAGCGTTCGTTTCTTCAACTTCATTTCAACTGGTGCATCGATCGGCTCAACAATGCAGTATTCGCCGCCTTCGCCGCCAGTATCGCCATTCCTTATTGAGACATCCCAAGGACCGCCTTCCGCAGCGGCAAATGTGTGGACCTTTTGTCCGACCCATTCCGGCGGGTTCAGCCAACGAGTCCGCATTGCATCCAATTCCCGAGCAGCCTCAGCAACTGCTAGGACCTCGGACGAATCATCGGGTTCTTGGCCGAGCGGCCACGGAAACGGGAACGTATCGAAACATGATGTTGGGGTATAGCGAGTTCCACTACTTGCTTCACGGAGCTGAGTGGCCTGACCTCGAGACCAAATCTCATGGAATC comes from the Candidatus Latescibacterota bacterium genome and includes:
- a CDS encoding HNH endonuclease; protein product: MAITDKTRKLLWGRAGNRCALCRCELVVDKTDADEESVVGEECHIVSPKPSGPRHRANYPVEKFDLVENLMLLCRVHHKVVDDQVETYTEQLLRDLRKNHEQWVSARLEESPIEVTPRIRRIPDNIPEFLERLETGRGLIEVVQGAYASSFDHEELESAEEVQLVGGFLQELHDWAETWPDLEPVHKTKATYNLSQSLRGLEAKGFFVFGAKEVQQLESGQGPASPWPLAIIRVLRNSSPTISIVEKREDSSS
- a CDS encoding protein kinase: MKPSECLEGLSLHGGWKVKSIIRRLPNSTGGHFSIGYLVEDSTGREAFLKALDFSGAFQSPDPPRKLQAMTTAYNFERDLLAKCENRSLRRIVTPISDGTVNAPGNHGLLGNVPYLIFDLASGDLRGTVQKLGAFDLAWSLRTLHQTTIGLRQLHSVGIAHQDLKPSNVLLFADSGAKVADLGRASDIAASSETDRFPIPGDVGYAPPEQTYGWRLSSDFYHRYIADLYHLGSMLFFLTCGISATHALHHKISVAQNKSFTRTDFLRDLPYIENAFVEILVDLRSTISPYAQDLTDEIVLIAEQLCQPDPRRRGDSKVRSTLKPQHDLQSYVSRFDRLARRTELRFK